A part of Gossypium hirsutum isolate 1008001.06 chromosome A07, Gossypium_hirsutum_v2.1, whole genome shotgun sequence genomic DNA contains:
- the LOC107934006 gene encoding heterogeneous nuclear ribonucleoprotein A3 homolog 1 produces the protein MGSRKGNDNDGASPGKIFIGGLAKDTTLETFTKYFEKYGEITDYVIMKDRHTGRPRGFGFITFADPSVVDTVMQEDHVINGKQVEIKRTVPKGSSQSNDFKTKKIFVGGIPTSVTEDEFKNFFLKYGKVVEHEIICDHATKRSRGFGFIVFDNEKVVDNMLANGNMIDMEGTRVEIKKAEPKKSSNPAPGPAYGSESRGRSYNDGYGGFGDYGGFGPGPYRSFGGFGSRYGDYGGYGGGAADFGGSYGGFGGGGGGFSGYRGDPSFGYASRYGSYAGGLSGTGIGPYGRGGGGYGSYSGSGPSGNYDSGPGAGFGGPGGLYGSRSGYGGSSRYHPYAR, from the exons ATGGGTTCCAGGAAGGGCAACGACAACGATGGTGCTAGCCCTGG GAAAATATTTATTGGAGGCTTAGCTAAAGACACAACTCTGG AGACGTTTACTAAGTATTTTGAAAAGTATGGGGAAATAACAGATTACGTTATAATGAAAGATCGACATACGGGTCGGCCCCGTGGTTTTGGGTTCATTACCTTTGCGGATCCTTCTGTTGTTGACACTGTTATGCAAGAGGATCATGTTATTAATGGCAAACAA GTTGAGATTAAAAGAACTGTTCCGAAAGGTTCTTCACAGTCGAATGATTTCAAGACAAAGAAAATATTTGTTGGTGGGATTCCAACATCAGTTACTGAAG ACGAGTTCAAGAATTTCTTCTTGAAGTATGGAAAGGTGGTGGAACATGAGATAATATGTGACCATGCAACCAAGCGTTCTAGGGGTTTCGGGTTTATCGTGTTTGACAATGAAAAAGTTGTTGACAATATGCTGGCCAATGGAAACATGATAGATATGGAGGGTACTCGG GTTGAAATCAAGAAGGCTGAACCAAAGAAATCCTCAAACCCAGCACCTGGCCCTGCATATGGTAGTGAATCTAGGGGACGCTCATACAATGATGGTTATGGTGGATTTGGTGATTATGGTGGTTTTGGCCCTGGTCCTTATAGGTCTTTTGGAGGTTTTGGCAGTAGATATGGAGATTATGGTGGTTACGGTGGTGGTGCTGCCGATTTTGGTGGTAGTTATGGGGGgtttggtggtggtggtggtggtttctCTGGTTACCGCGGAGATCCATCATTTGGTTATGCTAGCCGATATGGTTCCTATGCTGGTGGGCTTAGTGGGACTGGTATAGGTCCATATGGACGTGGAGGTGGAGGCTATGGAAGTTACAGTGGTTCAGGCCCTAGTGGTAATTATGATTCAGGCCCGGGTGCTGGTTTTGGTGGACCGGGTGGATTATATGGTAGTAGATCAGGATACGGAGGCAGTAGTCGCTATCATCCTTATGCAAGATAG
- the LOC107934008 gene encoding long chain acyl-CoA synthetase 8 — protein MKNTKATTLSQPLTKKFHVDDYLSSFGEKYGTYGIVSAAIAAVIVPILLSSIMGKKKGKKRGVPLEVGGETGYAVRNARTTELLQFPWEGATTIAELFDQCCKKYSRNHYLGTRRVIKKDFVTASDGRKFEKLHLGDYEWQTYGEVYQRACHFASGLVNFGHDVDTRIAIFSETRAEWQIALQGCLRQNITVVTIYASLGEDALIHSLNETQVTTLICESKQLKKLAAIRPSLETISSIIYFEDNEAANISGVFGSMSSLSVSSFHEVELLGERAPVPPSLPSKDNIAVIMYTSGSTGLPKGVMITHGNIVALAAAVMTVIPGIGKNDVYLAYLPLAHVLELAAESVMLTAGCAIGYGSPLTLTDTSSKIMRGTKGDASVLRPTLMAAVPAILDRVRDGVLKKVEEKGGLAKKLFDIAYKRRLQSIEGSWFGAWGLERWLWDVIVFERVRAALGGRLRLMLSGGAPLSANSQRFINICMGAPVCQGYGLTETCAGSAFTEWDDTTIGRVGPPVPCCYLKLVNWEEGRYSISDKPMPRGEIVVGGHSVTHGYFNNPEKTDEVYKVDERGMRWFYTGDIGQFHPDGCLEIIDRKKDIVKLQHGEYISLGKVEAALMSSKFVDNLMVHADPFHSYCVALIVPSRDVLEKWAVEAGIKYQDFPELCGKAETVSEVQKSLSKVGKDAKLDKFEIPAKITLMAEPWTPESGLVTAALKIKREQIKSTFKDDLQKLYQ, from the exons ATGAAGAATACCAAAGCGACAACCCTCAGCCAACCCTTGACAAAAAAATTTCATGTCGATGATTATTTGTCATCATTTGGGGAAAAATATGGAACATACGGGATTGTGAGTGCTGCTATTGCTGCTGTGATCGTACCCATATTGCTTTCCTCTATCATgggaaagaaaaaagggaaaaaaagaggaGTTCCACTCGAAGTGGGTGGTGAAACAGGTTATGCTGTGCGCAATGCTCGAACCACTGAGTTGCTTCAGTTTCCTTGGGAAGGAGCCACTACAATAGCTGAACTTTTCGACCAATGTTGTAAGAAGTATTCACGGAATCATTATCTTGGAACAAGAAGAGTAATTAAGAAGGACTTTGTTACTGCTAGCGATGGAAGGAAATTCGAGAAGCTACACCTTGGGGATTATGAATGGCAAACTTATGGAGAAGTTTATCAACGTGCTTGTCACTTTGCGTCCGGTCTTGTTAATTTTGGTCATGATGTTGATACTCGTATTGCGATATTTTCTGAAACTCGAGCAGAATGGCAAATTGCTTTACAG GGTTGCCTTAGGCAGAATATAACAGTTGTCACTATTTATGCTTCACTAGGTGAAGATGCCTTGATCCATTCCCTAAATGAG ACACAGGTAACAACCTTGATCTGTGAATCCAAGCAGTTAAAAAAGTTGGCTGCAATACGCCCAAGCCTGGAGACGATCTCAAGTATCATTTACTTTGAAGACAATGAAGCTGCCAATATTTCTGGTGTATTTGGAAGTATGAGTAGCTTGAGTGTTTCGTCCTTTCATGAAGTTGAGTTGCTTGGGGAAAGAGCACCTGTTCCGCCTAGTCTACCCTCCAAGGACAATATAGCAGTTATTATGTATACAAGTGGCAGTACAGGTCTGCCAAAG GGAGTTATGATAACTCATGGAAACATTGTAGCCCTTGCTGCAGCGGTTATGACTGTGATCCCAGGAATCGGAAAGAATGATGTATACTTGGCATATTTGCCCTTAGCTCATGTTCTGGAATTGGCAGCTGAG TCAGTGATGCTGACTGCAGGTTGTGCAATTGGCTATGGTTCACCTTTGACACTAACTGATACTTCTAGTAAAATCATGAGAGGGACTAAGGGAGATGCTTCTGTATTGAGGCCTACTCTGATGGCAGCCGTTCCAGCTATATTAGATCGTGTTCGGGATGGAGTTCTGAAAAAG GTTGAGGAGAAGGGAGGATTAGCAAAGAAACTTTTTGATATTGCTTATAAACGTCGACTGCAATCTATAGAAGGAAGCTGGTTTGGTGCTTGGGGACTTGAGAGATGGTTGTGGGATGTTATTGTTTTTGAAAGGGTACGTGCTGCACTAGGAGGCCGCTTACGACTTATGCTCTCTGGTGGGGCTCCTTTATCTGCTAATTCCCAACGCTTCATCAACATTTGCATGGG GGCTCCCGTATGTCAAGGATATGGCTTGACAGAAACATGTGCTGGAAGTGCTTTCACTGAGTGGGATGACACAACTATAGGCCGAGTTGGGCCACCCGTTCCTTGTTGCTACCTTAAG CTTGTCAATTGGGAGGAAGGTCGATATTCAATATCCGACAAACCAATGCCTCGAGGAGAGATTGTTGTTGGGGGACATAGTGTAACTCATGGCTATTTCAACAATCCCGAGAAAACTGATGAGGTTTACAAG GTCGATGAGAGGGGCATGCGCTGGTTTTACACCGGGGATATTGGACAATTTCATCCTGATGGATGTCTTGAGATTATCGATAGGAAAAAGGACATTGTCAAACTTCAACATGGAGAGTATATATCTCTCGGAAAG GTTGAGGCGGCATTGATGTCGAGCAAGTTTGTCGACAATTTGATGGTGCATGCTGATCCCTTCCACAGCTATTGTGTGGCTTTGATTGTTCCGTCACGCGACGTTCTTGAGAAGTGGGCAGTAGAAGCTGGCATAAAGTACCAAGATTTCCCAGAACTGTGTGGCAAAGCTGAAACTGTTAGTGAAGTCCAAAAATCACTTTCAAAG GTGGGGAAAGATGCAAAACTAGACAAATTTGAAATACCTGCAAAGATTACACTGATGGCAGAACCATGGACACCTGAATCAGGATTGGTCACAGCAGCACTCAAAATAAAGAGGGAACAGATAAAGTCAACGTTCAAAGATGATCTCCAAAAGTTGTACCAGTAA
- the LOC107933975 gene encoding uncharacterized protein isoform X2: MSHSGDDSLSDAAEECYNAEFRSYPDDDWYNVRVLFAGNSGDKMRVKYDNFSDDYDNIFIADCFKSAYEVYDFIGRFHKASAQLQDPDCSMVVKGMRVCSSDSFGNDDVRFYDAIIDERKCAPRSLSAVGPLGGIEFGCASKQEETDLGGDKNLHKILVQNLEKELSSSTVSEFIHKQTSITTRVYIFPSLPWEPYTNGVIMLNCQKDLERLLGFLQNPNHFIVSLNGRPWVATEKLLTNDHWTLMLGSPNKLLNR; this comes from the exons ATGTCACATTCCGGCGACGATAGCTTATCCGACGCGGCGGAGGAATGCTACAACGCGGAGTTCCGATCGTATCCAGATGACGACTGGTATAATGTTCGAGTATTGTTTGCAGGCAATTCAGGTGACAAAATGAGAGTCAAGTACGACAACTTCTCTGATGATTACGACAACATTTTCATCGCCGATTGTTTCAAGTCCGCTTACGAGGTTTACGATTTCATCGGAAGGTTCCATAAGGCCTCCGCGCAGCTCCAGGATCCGGACTGTTCCATGGTCGTGAAAGGCATGCGCGTTTGTTCTTCTGATTCTTTTGGAAATGACGACGTTCGCTTTTACGATGCTATCATTGATGAG AGGAAGTGTGCTCCACGATCTTTGAGTGCGGTGGGGCCATTAGGAGGAATAGAATTTGGTTGTGCAAGTAAACAAGAAGAAACTGATCTAGGAGGGGATAAAAACCTTCACAAAATACTAGTTCAGAATCTTGAAAAGGAATTGTCCTCATCAACAGTTTCTGAGTTCATCCATAAACAAACTTCCATCACAACACGAGTATATATTTTCCCAAGTCTACCATGGGAGCCATACACCAATGGTGTCATTATGTTGAATTGCCAAAAAGACCTTGAACGGTTGCTTGGGTTTTTGCAGAATCCTAATCATTTCATTGTATCCTTGAATGGGCG ACCATGGGTGGCCACTGAAAAATTGTTAACCAATGATCATTGGACCTTAATGCTTGGATCTCCG AACAAATTACTCAACAGATAA
- the LOC107933975 gene encoding uncharacterized protein isoform X1, whose product MSHSGDDSLSDAAEECYNAEFRSYPDDDWYNVRVLFAGNSGDKMRVKYDNFSDDYDNIFIADCFKSAYEVYDFIGRFHKASAQLQDPDCSMVVKGMRVCSSDSFGNDDVRFYDAIIDERKCAPRSLSAVGPLGGIEFGCASKQEETDLGGDKNLHKILVQNLEKELSSSTVSEFIHKQTSITTRVYIFPSLPWEPYTNGVIMLNCQKDLERLLGFLQNPNHFIVSLNGRPWVATEKLLTNDHWTLMLGSPISCWIQQ is encoded by the exons ATGTCACATTCCGGCGACGATAGCTTATCCGACGCGGCGGAGGAATGCTACAACGCGGAGTTCCGATCGTATCCAGATGACGACTGGTATAATGTTCGAGTATTGTTTGCAGGCAATTCAGGTGACAAAATGAGAGTCAAGTACGACAACTTCTCTGATGATTACGACAACATTTTCATCGCCGATTGTTTCAAGTCCGCTTACGAGGTTTACGATTTCATCGGAAGGTTCCATAAGGCCTCCGCGCAGCTCCAGGATCCGGACTGTTCCATGGTCGTGAAAGGCATGCGCGTTTGTTCTTCTGATTCTTTTGGAAATGACGACGTTCGCTTTTACGATGCTATCATTGATGAG AGGAAGTGTGCTCCACGATCTTTGAGTGCGGTGGGGCCATTAGGAGGAATAGAATTTGGTTGTGCAAGTAAACAAGAAGAAACTGATCTAGGAGGGGATAAAAACCTTCACAAAATACTAGTTCAGAATCTTGAAAAGGAATTGTCCTCATCAACAGTTTCTGAGTTCATCCATAAACAAACTTCCATCACAACACGAGTATATATTTTCCCAAGTCTACCATGGGAGCCATACACCAATGGTGTCATTATGTTGAATTGCCAAAAAGACCTTGAACGGTTGCTTGGGTTTTTGCAGAATCCTAATCATTTCATTGTATCCTTGAATGGGCG ACCATGGGTGGCCACTGAAAAATTGTTAACCAATGATCATTGGACCTTAATGCTTGGATCTCCG ATAAGTTGCTGGATTCAACAATGA